The following coding sequences lie in one Lolium perenne isolate Kyuss_39 chromosome 2, Kyuss_2.0, whole genome shotgun sequence genomic window:
- the LOC127329012 gene encoding protein FAR1-RELATED SEQUENCE 5-like, which yields MDLTLEYFKKRQDENPNFYYAKDVDEDNVVRALFWVDGRTRLLYPKYKDCVFFDTTFCTNRYNMPFAPIVGINNHLQTVVLGCALLANETKDGFRWVFERWLEAMDGVQPDHIMTDQDQAMGKAISEVFYDAIHRNCFWHVIRIAKTKVGKPMQQGEPFAQAFWACIFDTDTVEQFEASWKHVMTWFQMEQNKHLKNMWDSRKKWAPIYFRRNFFPFTSTTGRSEGLNSYFKTLVHPSDSVFTFVRQFELCQDMMLDREDNAGFIIETTEPPLWGRLNIEKQASVFYTREVFDRFQKLISENTAFTLEQQQNDASLRFSLVASDRRDTRTYQVEADVANGLYDCSCNMFDMCGLICPHIIRVMVHLNIQMIPDRYLLERWSQAASKGAPVPDANTRPHMFGIPGTNTLRYNRLCRKMNRLASDACFSDETYELVSAAIDSVSAVVDAKRRGGDTQQEGEPDVVQVQAQQQTAQGELRNPPWQQPKGHPRESEKRKKPLLEQREDAAKKKKKGKKDEETNMAEKTSTTAKRGTTSKKKKMSGTKVTKCPFCLGDHHLVDFLVMKMKISAAQEAQGAATQQDENVPEVELGLKL from the exons ATGGACCTAACATTGGAATACTTCAAGAAGCGACAAGATGAGAACCCAAACTTCTATTATGCAAAAGATGTCGATGAAGATAATGTTGTTCGAGCGCTATTTTGGGTTGATGGAAGGACCAGATTGTTGTACCCCAAGTACAAAGATTGTGTATTTTTCGATACAACATTCTGCACCAACCGCTACAATATGCCCTTTGCACCAATTGTTGGAATCAACAACCATCTGCAGACAGTGGTGCTAGGCTGTGCTTTGCTTGCCAATGAGACCAAAGATGGTTTCAGGTGGGTGTTTGAAAGGTGGCTTGAAGCAATGGATGGAGTGCAACCGGACCACATAATGACCGACCAAGATCAAGCAATGGGAAAGGCCATTTCAGAAGTATTCTATGATGCAATCCACCGAAACTGCTTTTGGCACGTGATCCGGATCGCGAAAACAAAGGTTGGGAAGCCAATGCAACAAGGAGAGCCTTTTGCACAAGCATTTTGGGCATGCATCTTTGACACAGATACCGTTGAGCAGTTTGAAGCTAGTTGGAAACATGTGATGACTTGGTTCCAAATGGAACAAAATAAGCATCTGAAAAACATGTGGGACTCGAGGAAAAAGTGGGCTCCCATATATTTTAGGAGGAACTTTTTCCCTTTCACGAGTACAACGGGCAGGTCTGAGGGGCTCAACTCTTACTTCAAAACTTTGGTTCACCCGTCTGACTCGGTGTTCACGTTTGTGAGGCAGTTTGAACTATGCCAAGACATGATGCTCGATAGAGAAGACAATGCAGGGTTCATTATTGAGACAACAGAACCACCATTGTGGGGCAG GCTCAACATTGAGAAGCAAGCATCTGTCTTCTACACTAGAGAAGTATTTGACCGATTCCAGAAACTTATTTCTGAGAACACTGCCTTTACCCTTGAGCAGCAACAAAATGATGCTAGTCTACGCTTTTCCCTGGTTGCTAGTGATAGGAGAGACACTAGAACATACCAAGTTGAAGCTGATGTTGCAAATGGATTATATGATTGCAGCTGCAACATGTTTGATATGTGTGGACTAATTTGTCCCCACATAATCAGGGTCATGGTGCACTTGAATATCCAGATGATACCAGATAGGTACTTGTTAGAACGGTGGTCTCAAGCAGCTAGTAAAGGTGCTCCAGTTCCTGATGCCAACACCCGTCCTCACATGTTTGGCATCCCTGGAACAAACACTCTGAGGTACAATAGGCTATGCCGCAAGATGAATCGCCTGGCATCCGATGCGTGCTTTAGTGATGAAACTTATGAGTTGGTGTCTGCAGCAATTGATAGTGTTAGTGCAGTTGTTGATGCAAAGAGAAGAGGTGGCGACACACAACAAGAAGGTGAGCCTGATGTGGTTCAGGTGCAAGCGCAACAACAAACAGCACAAGGAGAGTTGCGAAACCCACCATGGCAACAACCTAAGGGCCACCCGAGAGAATCGGAGAAGCGAAAGAAGCCTCTACTTGAACAACGTGaagatgctgcaaagaagaagaagaaagggaaGAAAGATGAAGAGACAAACATGGCGGAAAAGACGAGCACGACCGCCAAAAGAGGCACGACTTCTAAAAAGAAGAAGATGTCGGGAACAAAGGTGACGAAGTGTCCATTCTGCTTAGGGGATCACCATTTGGTTGATTTTCttgtcatgaaaatgaaaatatcTGCTGCGCAAGAAGCTCAGGGAGCTGCGACACAACAAGATGAAAATGTGCCCGAAGTGGAACTTGGTCTCAAGCTGTAG